A region of Sporosarcina sp. FSL W7-1349 DNA encodes the following proteins:
- a CDS encoding fluoride efflux transporter FluC, giving the protein MNWMTLALVCIGGFIGAVSRYWIAQKWNAPKGFPKGTFIANLAGSVLIGLVFGLPLSIWWKALGTTGIAGSLTTFSTLTKEWWELWRSGQKRLAILYLLLTYGAGISLVYFGYFLGGSLFDELKRE; this is encoded by the coding sequence ATGAATTGGATGACACTTGCTCTAGTCTGTATTGGCGGGTTTATCGGCGCTGTCTCCCGGTATTGGATCGCTCAAAAGTGGAATGCCCCGAAAGGTTTTCCAAAAGGCACATTCATTGCTAATCTGGCTGGATCTGTATTGATTGGACTCGTATTTGGTCTGCCGTTGTCCATTTGGTGGAAAGCGTTAGGAACAACCGGCATCGCGGGATCATTGACGACATTTTCAACGTTGACGAAAGAATGGTGGGAACTCTGGCGAAGTGGACAGAAGCGTTTGGCCATCCTTTATCTACTTCTGACATATGGGGCGGGTATCAGCCTCGTCTATTTCGGATATTTTCTTGGCGGGAGCTTGTTTGACGAGCTAAAAAGGGAATAG
- a CDS encoding alkaline phosphatase has translation MKNVLRKKTAIVSMAAVVAFSSLGFGYNHITEAKNNQNEPTNVIMMVMDGTSAGATSLARWYKGENLAMDEIVIGGVRTHSAESAITDSAPAATALATGHKSNDKIVGLLPELVSTPGVEAVDPEDAFKPVANVLEGAKLQGKATGIISTSEIQHATPAGFSSHATHRSNYQDIAEQQVYQEIDVVLGGGKESLLPGEGKNSRVDGEDLTKVLDEKGYDFVETREELLQTNSDKIWGSFAPSALAYDFDRETTSNHEPTLAEMTEKAIDTLSTDEDGFFLFVEGSKVDWAAHANDPIGIISDVLAFDDAVQEALDFAKKDGNTMVIAVSDHGNSGITMGNVNTNSNYPEIPVSTYIDPLKKATMTVEGALKQLNDDRSNMKEVAELYGLDNLTETEIEALKASESLQADMSKMLSNRANIGFSTGGHTGEDVFLYAYGPSKPYGLVDNTDLAKTMASFLGFDLNKTTDKLFVNAKENFEQRGFETRIDVTDENNPVFIAEKNNIRIELPVNKNIAHVTKPNQSYTKTLDGVTVYNEKDFYVSESALNLSK, from the coding sequence ATGAAGAATGTGTTGAGAAAGAAAACAGCAATTGTCTCAATGGCCGCTGTTGTAGCTTTTTCATCGTTAGGCTTTGGCTACAATCATATCACTGAGGCGAAGAACAATCAGAATGAACCGACCAATGTCATTATGATGGTGATGGATGGAACGAGTGCAGGGGCTACTTCGCTTGCCAGATGGTACAAAGGCGAAAACCTGGCGATGGATGAAATCGTAATCGGAGGCGTGCGAACGCATTCAGCCGAGTCAGCGATCACCGATTCTGCGCCAGCTGCCACTGCCTTGGCGACGGGGCATAAGAGTAATGATAAGATTGTTGGACTTCTTCCTGAGTTAGTGAGTACACCAGGTGTCGAAGCGGTGGATCCTGAGGATGCCTTCAAACCAGTTGCGAATGTATTAGAGGGTGCAAAACTGCAAGGCAAGGCAACGGGGATCATTTCTACATCCGAAATTCAACATGCAACTCCTGCGGGCTTCTCTTCTCACGCAACACACCGCAGCAACTACCAGGATATCGCTGAGCAACAAGTGTATCAGGAAATCGATGTTGTTCTCGGGGGAGGTAAAGAATCCCTATTACCTGGCGAAGGGAAAAATTCACGAGTGGACGGCGAAGATTTGACTAAAGTCCTTGATGAAAAGGGATATGACTTTGTTGAAACACGTGAGGAGCTATTACAAACAAATTCAGATAAAATTTGGGGATCCTTTGCTCCATCTGCGTTAGCTTATGACTTTGATCGCGAAACAACGAGTAATCATGAACCAACTCTTGCTGAAATGACGGAAAAAGCGATTGATACACTCTCTACAGATGAAGATGGTTTCTTCCTATTTGTTGAGGGAAGTAAAGTGGATTGGGCGGCACACGCAAATGACCCGATTGGCATCATCAGTGACGTATTAGCATTTGACGATGCGGTACAAGAAGCATTGGACTTTGCGAAAAAAGACGGAAACACAATGGTCATTGCAGTGAGTGACCACGGGAACAGCGGAATTACAATGGGGAATGTCAACACAAATAGCAACTACCCCGAAATTCCGGTTTCTACTTATATCGATCCTTTGAAAAAAGCAACGATGACTGTTGAAGGTGCTTTAAAGCAATTGAACGACGATCGTTCCAATATGAAAGAAGTAGCTGAATTATACGGTTTGGACAATCTGACAGAAACAGAAATCGAAGCTCTTAAAGCATCAGAATCTTTACAAGCTGATATGTCGAAAATGCTGTCAAATCGTGCAAACATCGGCTTCTCTACAGGTGGTCATACTGGTGAGGATGTCTTCCTTTACGCCTATGGCCCATCTAAACCATACGGATTGGTAGACAACACCGATCTTGCGAAAACAATGGCGTCCTTCTTAGGATTTGATCTGAATAAAACAACAGACAAGTTATTTGTTAATGCAAAAGAGAATTTCGAGCAAAGAGGATTCGAAACGCGCATTGATGTGACAGATGAAAACAACCCTGTATTTATTGCAGAAAAGAATAATATCAGGATCGAACTACCTGTGAATAAAAACATTGCCCATGTAACGAAGCCAAACCAATCGTATACAAAGACACTTGACGGTGTAACCGTTTATAACGAAAAAGATTTCTATGTATCGGAATCTGCATTGAACCTATCCAAATAA
- a CDS encoding thermonuclease family protein — MKKLQMGLGAIFLGLVSVFLYDTFGNGEQSPTREGLVPVELVKVIDGDTIKIIYEGKEQNVRYLLIDTPETNHPRLGKQPFGDEAKARNQELINSGTLEIEFDIGERIDKYGRLLAYVYVDGESVQEKLLEEGLARVAYVYPPNTRHLDPYEKAQNVAKKKGLGIWSIEDYATDRGFDSEAYDKENAEQSPVSEPVEVFKNCTELRTKYPNGVKKGHPAYSEKMDGDRDGYACE; from the coding sequence ATGAAAAAATTGCAAATGGGCCTAGGAGCTATTTTTCTTGGGTTGGTGTCAGTCTTTTTATATGACACTTTCGGTAATGGAGAACAGTCTCCCACGCGAGAAGGGCTGGTCCCGGTAGAGCTGGTGAAGGTAATAGACGGCGATACGATCAAGATCATATACGAGGGGAAAGAGCAGAATGTCCGCTATTTGCTCATCGACACCCCTGAAACCAATCATCCGCGGCTCGGAAAGCAGCCATTTGGCGACGAAGCCAAAGCACGAAACCAAGAGCTGATAAACAGCGGAACACTTGAAATTGAATTTGATATCGGTGAACGAATTGATAAATATGGCCGACTACTTGCTTATGTGTATGTCGACGGGGAGAGCGTCCAAGAAAAGTTATTGGAAGAGGGATTGGCCCGTGTAGCTTATGTGTATCCGCCGAATACGCGCCATTTAGATCCGTATGAAAAGGCTCAAAATGTCGCAAAGAAGAAAGGGCTCGGCATCTGGTCCATCGAGGATTATGCGACAGATCGCGGTTTTGACAGCGAAGCATATGATAAAGAGAATGCGGAACAGAGTCCAGTCTCGGAACCCGTGGAAGTTTTCAAAAACTGTACGGAATTACGAACGAAATATCCGAACGGCGTGAAGAAAGGGCACCCGGCCTATTCGGAAAAAATGGACGGCGATCGGGACGGTTATGCTTGTGAATAA
- the nhaC gene encoding Na+/H+ antiporter NhaC, translating to MFQIKSVLRPAFWEALLLTGLVIAMISVSIIVFDAVPHIPIFFAILLLIAYGLLKKLPFAQLEKGLVDGASAGMGAVFLFFFIGILISSWMMSGTIPTLIYLGFQLITPAFFFAIVFVVTSIVGVSIGSSLTTVATVGVAFISMADVMDLSLPMVAGAIVSGAFFGDKMSPLSDTTNLASSIVGVDLFEHIRNMGWTTIPVFFISLIFFGILSPRMEGVDFGKIDAFQAGLLDTGLIHWYAFIPLIVLFVMTIGKIPALLTLASSSLSAILLSFIHRSNGMADLFGILFGGYVSKTGIQDIDALLTRGGMESMMFTVALVLLALSMGGLLFTLGIVQCLLDKLAGVLKRAGSVITSSALTAIGINVLIGEQYLSILLTGQAFRPQYEKIGLKSKNLSRVMEDAGTVVNPLVPWSVCGIFITKVLGVATVAYFPFAVFCLLSPVLTILFGLMGKTLTYDK from the coding sequence ATGTTTCAAATAAAATCAGTCTTGCGCCCAGCCTTTTGGGAAGCGCTGCTGCTCACCGGCCTAGTCATTGCTATGATCAGTGTCAGTATCATCGTATTTGACGCCGTACCGCATATCCCCATTTTTTTCGCCATTCTTTTATTAATCGCGTATGGCCTTCTTAAAAAACTGCCTTTTGCACAGTTGGAGAAAGGACTGGTGGATGGAGCGAGTGCCGGGATGGGGGCAGTCTTCCTGTTTTTCTTCATAGGCATTCTGATCAGCAGTTGGATGATGAGTGGCACGATTCCGACGTTGATCTACCTAGGCTTTCAATTGATCACTCCCGCTTTTTTCTTTGCGATCGTCTTCGTTGTGACATCGATTGTCGGTGTATCCATCGGCAGTTCCCTTACGACAGTCGCTACTGTGGGGGTCGCTTTCATCAGCATGGCGGATGTCATGGACCTCTCTTTGCCGATGGTGGCGGGCGCTATCGTGTCCGGTGCATTTTTTGGTGATAAAATGTCGCCTCTCTCGGATACGACGAATCTAGCCTCTTCGATAGTGGGGGTTGATCTGTTTGAACATATCCGGAATATGGGATGGACGACGATTCCTGTGTTTTTCATTTCATTGATTTTCTTCGGTATACTGTCCCCTCGGATGGAAGGGGTGGACTTTGGGAAAATTGATGCTTTCCAGGCGGGCTTATTGGATACGGGGCTCATTCATTGGTACGCCTTCATCCCGCTTATCGTCCTTTTTGTGATGACGATCGGCAAAATACCGGCCTTGTTGACGTTGGCGTCCAGCTCCCTTTCGGCCATCCTTTTGTCGTTCATCCACCGATCTAATGGCATGGCGGACTTGTTCGGTATTTTATTCGGAGGGTATGTTTCCAAGACGGGAATCCAAGATATCGATGCCTTGCTTACCCGGGGCGGGATGGAAAGCATGATGTTCACCGTTGCGCTTGTGCTGCTTGCGTTGAGCATGGGTGGGCTATTGTTTACGCTTGGCATCGTCCAATGCTTACTTGATAAACTGGCCGGCGTTTTGAAACGGGCGGGTTCGGTCATTACCTCTTCAGCACTGACCGCGATCGGCATCAATGTGCTGATCGGGGAGCAATATCTGTCCATTTTATTGACGGGCCAAGCTTTCCGCCCTCAGTATGAGAAAATCGGATTGAAAAGCAAGAATTTAAGCCGAGTGATGGAGGATGCTGGCACGGTCGTCAACCCATTGGTCCCCTGGAGTGTTTGCGGGATCTTCATCACGAAAGTGCTCGGGGTGGCAACCGTTGCCTATTTCCCGTTCGCCGTCTTCTGCTTGCTGTCTCCCGTCCTGACGATCCTGTTCGGATTGATGGGCAAGACATTGACGTACGATAAATGA
- a CDS encoding isoprenylcysteine carboxyl methyltransferase family protein produces the protein MLFFTVVVSIVIIQRIIELAIAKRNEKWMRRQGAFEAGAEHYPLMVMMHIAFFVSLIMEVAMLDRPLSPLWHFLLPIFLLAQVMRVWCLSSLGKFWNTKILVMPGADVVRKGPYKWLRHPNYVVVSIEILVLPLLFSAYFTAFVYSLLNIWMLSVRIPTEEKALRETTDYEERFSLKKHPAK, from the coding sequence ATGCTATTTTTTACTGTCGTCGTTTCAATTGTCATTATCCAGCGGATTATCGAGTTGGCTATTGCCAAACGTAATGAAAAATGGATGCGGCGCCAAGGGGCTTTTGAGGCAGGCGCTGAGCATTATCCGCTCATGGTCATGATGCACATCGCTTTTTTTGTTTCACTCATCATGGAAGTAGCCATGCTCGATCGCCCGCTCTCCCCTCTCTGGCATTTCCTGCTGCCGATCTTTTTGCTGGCCCAAGTGATGCGGGTTTGGTGCCTGTCTTCTCTCGGCAAGTTCTGGAATACGAAAATACTCGTTATGCCCGGTGCGGATGTTGTGCGGAAAGGTCCGTACAAATGGCTTCGCCACCCAAATTATGTCGTCGTATCCATTGAAATTCTAGTCCTTCCCTTATTATTCAGTGCCTACTTCACAGCGTTCGTCTATTCCCTGCTCAATATTTGGATGTTATCTGTCCGGATTCCCACAGAAGAAAAAGCATTGCGAGAAACAACCGATTATGAAGAACGTTTTTCATTAAAAAAACATCCGGCCAAATGA
- a CDS encoding type III polyketide synthase, with translation MPKILSISTIQPRYEVTQDEAVELTRSLFSKRFKDINRLLTVFQNGDIEKRHVCMPLDWYGETHDFKERNDLYIEHALEYGVQAVKDCLQGEGWLEEPLSPDAVDAIFFISSSGIATPSIDARIMNQLPFRDDTKRSPIWGLGCAGGAAGLSRAYEYCLAFPEANVLVLSIELCSLTFQKEDYSKSNLVGVSLFSDGVACALVSGDRSPVRALKAMPAILTTTSKLMPDSEEVMGWDVKNNGLHVIFSKSIPSIITKWLGPFVHEFLEKEGLTKEEITHFVAHPGGKKVLQAYEEALGFDPSMTNVSREILRENGNMSSPTILYVLERFMQQGPAVGEYGLLAALGPGFCGELILAKWE, from the coding sequence ATGCCTAAGATACTTTCAATCAGTACGATACAACCCCGATATGAGGTGACACAAGACGAAGCGGTCGAATTAACACGCTCTTTGTTCAGCAAACGATTCAAAGATATCAATCGTCTGTTGACCGTCTTCCAAAATGGGGATATCGAGAAGCGGCATGTCTGTATGCCATTGGATTGGTATGGGGAAACACATGATTTCAAAGAACGGAATGATTTATATATCGAGCATGCCTTGGAATATGGAGTTCAAGCCGTGAAGGATTGCTTACAGGGGGAAGGCTGGCTCGAAGAACCGCTTTCCCCCGATGCAGTGGATGCCATCTTTTTCATTTCTAGCAGCGGGATTGCCACGCCGAGCATCGATGCACGTATTATGAATCAACTCCCTTTCCGGGATGATACGAAACGCAGTCCGATCTGGGGACTCGGTTGTGCGGGAGGTGCTGCCGGCTTAAGCCGGGCGTATGAATATTGTCTCGCCTTCCCGGAAGCCAACGTACTCGTCCTATCCATTGAATTATGCAGTTTGACGTTCCAGAAAGAAGATTACTCCAAAAGTAATCTGGTTGGCGTTTCCTTATTTTCCGACGGAGTCGCCTGTGCACTTGTGTCCGGCGACCGCTCCCCGGTACGCGCCTTGAAAGCAATGCCGGCCATACTGACGACCACTTCCAAGCTTATGCCAGATTCCGAGGAGGTCATGGGATGGGATGTAAAAAACAACGGACTTCATGTCATTTTCTCGAAAAGCATCCCGAGCATCATTACGAAATGGCTCGGTCCGTTCGTCCATGAGTTTCTCGAAAAAGAAGGATTGACGAAAGAAGAGATTACCCATTTCGTCGCTCATCCCGGAGGTAAAAAGGTATTGCAGGCGTATGAAGAGGCTTTAGGGTTTGATCCGTCCATGACAAATGTATCGAGGGAGATATTGCGGGAGAACGGCAATATGTCCTCCCCGACCATCCTCTATGTATTGGAGCGGTTCATGCAGCAAGGGCCTGCCGTGGGCGAATATGGGTTGCTCGCAGCGCTGGGACCTGGTTTCTGCGGGGAATTAATATTAGCGAAATGGGAATGA
- a CDS encoding LLM class flavin-dependent oxidoreductase, whose protein sequence is MVVKLSILDQSPISEGSDARTALQQTAELVQRAEQWGYERFWVSEHHDTATLAGSSPEILISHLASVTSTICLGSGGVMLPHYSAYKVAENFRLLEALFPGRIDAGVGRAPGGMPRATYALNNGEYRNVHQFPDQVDDLLMYLHDTMPEDHPYFGLKATPVTESAPPVWMLGSSPDSGLLAAEKGLPYMFAQFINGEGGPVYAAKYRQQFVPSAYLQKPKQAVAIFFACAETEEEAERLISSLDLSLIMSEQGMRSAGTPSPEKALSYEYSHYERLRVLENRKRMIVGTPKTVRSQIEQLAEEYVADEVMLVMKAYDFAAKLKSYELIANEMLN, encoded by the coding sequence ATAGTGGTCAAATTAAGTATCTTGGATCAGTCGCCGATTTCCGAAGGGAGCGACGCCCGGACCGCTCTGCAACAGACGGCGGAACTTGTGCAGCGGGCCGAACAATGGGGGTATGAACGTTTCTGGGTTTCCGAACATCATGACACGGCGACACTTGCCGGTTCTTCTCCGGAAATCCTTATATCCCATCTGGCTTCCGTGACGTCAACCATCTGCCTCGGCTCGGGCGGTGTCATGCTGCCCCATTACTCGGCCTATAAGGTAGCGGAAAATTTTCGCCTGTTGGAAGCGCTGTTTCCCGGCAGGATCGATGCCGGCGTCGGCCGTGCCCCAGGTGGCATGCCGCGTGCCACGTATGCGTTGAATAATGGGGAATACCGAAACGTCCATCAATTTCCCGACCAAGTGGATGATCTGCTCATGTATTTGCATGATACGATGCCGGAGGATCATCCGTATTTCGGCTTGAAGGCGACCCCGGTGACGGAATCGGCACCGCCTGTCTGGATGCTCGGGTCCAGTCCTGATTCGGGCCTGCTTGCGGCTGAAAAAGGCTTGCCGTACATGTTTGCCCAGTTCATCAATGGGGAAGGGGGACCTGTATACGCTGCCAAGTATCGGCAACAGTTTGTCCCGTCTGCGTATTTACAAAAGCCGAAACAGGCGGTTGCCATCTTCTTCGCTTGCGCCGAAACGGAGGAAGAGGCGGAACGACTCATCTCTTCCTTGGATTTATCGTTGATCATGTCGGAGCAGGGGATGCGTTCGGCAGGTACTCCTTCTCCGGAAAAAGCACTGTCTTATGAATACAGTCATTATGAGCGGTTGCGTGTACTCGAAAATCGCAAGCGGATGATCGTCGGCACTCCGAAGACGGTCCGTTCCCAAATAGAGCAGCTTGCGGAAGAATATGTGGCCGACGAAGTGATGCTTGTCATGAAAGCGTACGATTTTGCTGCCAAATTGAAGTCCTATGAATTGATTGCAAACGAAATGCTAAATTGA
- a CDS encoding YaiI/YqxD family protein yields the protein MATILIDADACPVVDETIRIAKQFGFRCMLICDTTHEMHRDGAETIIVSKGADAVDFVLVNRVQKNDIVVTQDYGLAAMVLAKQGHPIDQNGRLYTEDNMDQLLYARHTAQKIRMAGGRLRGPKKRSKESNVKFEASMRALCQRIAKIESNT from the coding sequence ATGGCGACAATTCTTATCGATGCGGATGCCTGTCCGGTAGTGGATGAAACCATTCGCATCGCCAAGCAGTTCGGATTCCGCTGCATGCTTATTTGCGATACGACGCATGAAATGCACCGGGATGGCGCGGAAACCATTATCGTTTCGAAGGGAGCGGATGCAGTCGACTTCGTACTTGTCAACCGTGTACAGAAAAACGATATCGTCGTAACACAGGACTATGGATTAGCGGCCATGGTCCTTGCCAAACAAGGGCATCCGATTGATCAGAACGGCCGGCTCTATACGGAAGATAATATGGATCAACTGCTCTACGCACGCCACACCGCACAAAAGATCCGGATGGCCGGAGGAAGGCTGCGCGGTCCGAAAAAACGCTCCAAAGAAAGCAATGTGAAGTTCGAAGCGAGCATGCGGGCACTATGCCAGCGTATTGCCAAAATCGAATCGAATACATGA
- a CDS encoding DUF4097 family beta strand repeat-containing protein, with protein MLNRKELSLVALVLLIVGLVGSAWTFGKMENTEWMTEVVNVENNGFQDIQITVDNGSAELLPTNEPTARIEVSGQQGKYKLSADAKEDRLVVHLEDKNKKLINFNFSFKTPAVKVYVPANRYDAIQMESRNGKMKMDTIQAHEIVATTRNGSVDLTNIDTEKLRADTRNGKIRADQLTSSTIQAKSNNGRITMKNSTAETMTLEADNGKIDLQHVQGQIIGVAKNGRISLLAHELNHPMDLKTNNGSISIQTDREPTNAIIQTHASNGSITVFGEKNGAGSYGAGENLIQLSTKNGKIEVGKR; from the coding sequence ATGCTGAATAGAAAAGAGCTCTCCCTCGTCGCCTTGGTACTTCTTATCGTTGGACTGGTCGGGAGCGCGTGGACATTCGGGAAAATGGAAAATACGGAATGGATGACCGAAGTCGTGAATGTAGAAAATAATGGATTTCAGGACATCCAAATTACCGTGGACAATGGAAGTGCAGAACTTTTGCCGACAAACGAACCGACTGCTCGCATTGAGGTTTCCGGACAACAAGGAAAATATAAACTGTCAGCGGATGCGAAAGAGGATCGCCTAGTCGTCCATCTAGAGGATAAGAATAAAAAGCTTATTAATTTTAACTTTAGCTTCAAAACACCGGCTGTCAAAGTATATGTGCCCGCAAACCGATACGACGCAATTCAAATGGAAAGCCGCAATGGAAAAATGAAGATGGACACGATCCAGGCTCATGAAATTGTAGCTACAACAAGAAATGGTTCTGTCGATTTGACAAATATTGATACGGAAAAGCTGAGGGCAGATACAAGAAATGGAAAAATTCGCGCCGATCAACTGACCAGTTCCACCATCCAAGCCAAATCGAACAATGGGCGAATTACGATGAAAAATAGTACGGCTGAAACAATGACGCTGGAAGCGGATAATGGCAAAATCGATTTGCAACATGTCCAAGGTCAAATTATAGGCGTTGCCAAAAACGGTCGAATTTCACTTCTCGCCCACGAGCTAAATCATCCGATGGACTTGAAAACGAATAACGGTTCCATATCCATCCAAACGGATCGGGAGCCTACAAACGCAATCATCCAAACACATGCCAGTAATGGGTCCATTACCGTTTTCGGAGAAAAGAACGGAGCGGGAAGTTACGGTGCCGGGGAGAATTTGATTCAGCTTTCCACTAAGAATGGAAAAATTGAAGTGGGGAAACGCTAA
- a CDS encoding DUF1700 domain-containing protein, which translates to MKKNEFLQELKRLIHKIPEHDQAEILQDLEEYFTDGMLDGKTEEEITAALGSPKALARDLLAAHHLEKAETTISSGNVFRAMWAVLGLGFFNLIFVLGPFVGLVGVLIGGWAASAGFIAAPLLVLVNYFLYPDTFEWFDVFASSAFCGLGLFGAMGMYSVTKFLQSGFLRYLKFNMRLVKGGLRHAE; encoded by the coding sequence ATGAAAAAGAATGAATTTTTACAAGAGCTGAAGCGCTTGATTCACAAAATTCCCGAACATGACCAAGCTGAAATCTTACAGGATTTGGAGGAGTATTTTACGGATGGAATGTTGGACGGAAAAACCGAAGAGGAAATTACAGCCGCGCTCGGTTCCCCGAAAGCATTGGCGAGGGATTTATTGGCCGCGCATCATCTGGAAAAAGCGGAAACAACGATTTCGTCCGGCAATGTATTCCGGGCTATGTGGGCGGTCTTGGGGTTAGGATTTTTTAATCTGATCTTCGTATTGGGACCTTTTGTCGGATTGGTCGGGGTATTGATTGGCGGATGGGCGGCCAGTGCCGGTTTTATCGCCGCGCCGCTTCTCGTGCTTGTAAATTATTTCCTTTATCCGGATACATTTGAATGGTTTGACGTGTTTGCCTCCTCCGCATTTTGTGGGTTAGGTCTGTTCGGGGCGATGGGCATGTATTCCGTAACAAAATTTTTGCAAAGTGGCTTTCTCCGCTATTTGAAATTTAATATGAGGCTTGTAAAAGGTGGTTTGCGTCATGCTGAATAG
- a CDS encoding PadR family transcriptional regulator encodes MNVQFKKGVLNLCVLVLLDKQDRYGYELVQKISDQISISEGSVYPLLRRLTKDGYFTTYLQESTEGPPRKYYKLTDTGRAYLQEQLEEWRSFTEGVNNLIEESVRNDIDSSD; translated from the coding sequence GTGAATGTGCAATTTAAAAAAGGAGTACTGAATCTATGCGTGCTCGTCCTTCTAGACAAACAAGACCGGTACGGATATGAGCTCGTCCAGAAAATCTCAGATCAGATTTCCATTTCGGAAGGCTCCGTCTATCCGTTGCTGCGCCGGTTAACTAAAGATGGGTATTTTACAACGTATTTGCAAGAATCGACCGAAGGCCCGCCTCGTAAATATTATAAGTTGACCGACACAGGCCGGGCTTATTTGCAGGAACAACTGGAAGAATGGCGTAGTTTCACGGAAGGCGTTAATAATTTGATCGAGGAGAGTGTCCGAAATGACATAGATTCCTCAGATTAG
- a CDS encoding DNA alkylation repair protein has translation MKRWDHQGIIDRFEANRDDAQATPMAAYMKNHFPFLGIKSPLRQQLLKEQFEEYELPGKDLLFEEVWTLYKLPEREYQYAAIALLEKMKKHLTIDDLPVLRQLIESKSWWDSVDTIAPKLVGHIVFHNREQGGLVMAEWSQSGNMWTNRSAILHQLKYKNETDTSLLSKIIEQHSFSGEFFIQKAIGWSLREYAKTDPNWVQTFVATHSLKPLSKREALKHFTSIE, from the coding sequence ATGAAACGATGGGATCACCAAGGCATTATTGATCGATTCGAAGCAAATCGCGATGACGCACAAGCGACTCCGATGGCTGCCTATATGAAAAACCATTTCCCATTCCTCGGGATCAAAAGCCCGCTGCGCCAACAATTACTAAAAGAACAATTCGAAGAATATGAGTTGCCTGGAAAGGATCTGCTCTTCGAGGAAGTGTGGACATTATACAAATTGCCGGAACGGGAGTACCAATATGCAGCGATCGCTTTATTGGAAAAAATGAAAAAGCATCTGACAATCGATGATTTGCCAGTTTTACGTCAACTGATCGAATCCAAGTCTTGGTGGGATAGCGTGGATACCATCGCTCCAAAGCTCGTGGGCCATATTGTATTCCATAATCGGGAGCAAGGGGGCCTCGTGATGGCGGAATGGTCGCAATCCGGCAATATGTGGACAAACCGTTCAGCCATCCTTCACCAACTGAAATATAAGAACGAAACGGATACTTCCCTTTTATCTAAAATCATTGAGCAGCATTCATTCTCCGGCGAATTTTTCATCCAGAAAGCGATTGGCTGGAGCTTGCGCGAGTATGCCAAAACCGACCCGAATTGGGTGCAGACCTTCGTCGCGACACACTCATTGAAACCGTTAAGCAAACGGGAAGCATTGAAACACTTTACAAGCATCGAATGA